One Streptomyces drozdowiczii DNA segment encodes these proteins:
- a CDS encoding universal stress protein, with protein sequence MTAYRTLLVGTDGSESSYAAVEAAARLAAVCGAELVVTCAYAPMRGPELAAAQDQLGAEAYQVVGSAPAEETLRTARDRARLQGASQVRTVAVEGEPVPSLVRTARKCSADLLVVGNRGLRSLAGRLLGSVPADVARKAGLDVLIVHTT encoded by the coding sequence TTGACCGCCTATCGGACCCTGCTGGTCGGCACGGACGGATCCGAGTCCTCGTACGCCGCCGTCGAGGCCGCCGCACGCCTCGCCGCCGTATGCGGCGCCGAGCTGGTCGTCACCTGCGCGTACGCCCCCATGCGCGGACCGGAACTCGCCGCTGCTCAGGATCAGTTGGGTGCGGAGGCGTACCAGGTGGTGGGCTCGGCGCCCGCCGAGGAGACGCTGAGGACCGCGAGGGACCGCGCCCGGCTCCAGGGAGCGTCGCAGGTGCGCACGGTCGCCGTGGAGGGTGAGCCGGTGCCCTCGCTCGTGCGGACGGCCCGGAAGTGCTCGGCCGACCTCCTGGTGGTCGGCAACCGGGGGCTGCGGTCGCTCGCGGGGCGGCTCCTCGGCTCCGTGCCGGCGGATGTCGCCAGGAAGGCCGGCCTCGACGTCCTGATCGTGCACACCACATGA